A window from Salvia miltiorrhiza cultivar Shanhuang (shh) chromosome 2, IMPLAD_Smil_shh, whole genome shotgun sequence encodes these proteins:
- the LOC131009284 gene encoding protein SENSITIVITY TO RED LIGHT REDUCED 1 encodes MYSEGSKKKLVPATMAASAKTLTPERSDPSEDWTIVLPRRGKKNRTVNKFVIPKRQKEVQLWAPIDLETDPEREAKLKQKMEICIQKFESSEFYRNLLSQIRNPDMLDKFSKVLGSEEKMQMVIYGIGSIESFEPPRLQLSLAILLKRSFDWIGGIELFDPIISLTESKVLASLGCSVLSVNEQGRRQALKPTLFFMPHCEAELYDNLLEVNWEVDRLNRLVIFGNSFGAYEQHASLCKSSAVSSSRKRVLAVRSFAEELRVDTFSDDSFRAFHGTSWHFFGPSAEEDLQMIV; translated from the exons ATGTATTCAGAAGGATCTAAG AAGAAACTAGTGCCTGCGACGATGGCTGCTTCGGCAAAAACTCTAACTCCAGAGAGATCTGATCCATCAGAAGATTGGACTATTGTGCTACCGAGGCGTGGAAAGAAGAACAGAACTGTGAACAAGTTTGTGATCCCTAAACGGCAAAAGGAAGTGCAGTTATGGGCGCCGATAGATCTTGAAACAGATCCAGAGAGAGAAGCGAAGCTGAAGCAAAAAATGGAGATTTGTATTCAGAAATTTGAAAGCTCTGAATTCTACAGAAATTTACTGAGCCAAATCCGAAATCCTGATATGCTGGACAAGTTTTCCAAAGTTTTGGGATCAGAGGAAAAGATGCAGATGGTGATTTATGGGATTGGTAGCATAGAGTCATTCGAGCCCCCCCGGCTGCAGCTCAGCCTCGCCATTCTGTTGAAGAGGAGCTTCGATTGGATCGGAGGAATAGAACTCTTTGACCCGATAATCTCCCTGACAGAATCAAAGGTCTTGGCATCTCTAGGCTGCTCCGTTCTATCGGTCAATGAGCAAGGCCGTCGACAAGCTCTGAAACCTACTCTGTTCTTCATGCCACACTGTGAGGCGGAACTGTACGACAACCTCTTGGAAGTGAATTGGGAGGTGGATCGGTTGAATCGTCTCGTGATCTTCGGGAACAGTTTTGGCGCGTACGAGCAGCACGCGTCGCTGTGCAAGAGCTCGGCCGTGTCGAGCTCGAGGAAGCGTGTCTTGGCTGTTAGGAGCTTCGCAGAAGAGTTGAGAGTTGATACTTTCTCTGATGATTCGTTTCGAGCATTTCATGGTACGAGTTGGCATTTTTTTGGCCCCTCTGCGGAGGAAGATTTGCAAATGATTGTGTGA
- the LOC131009331 gene encoding lysM domain-containing protein ARB_03442-like isoform X2, whose protein sequence is MAHQTNNAFFFKLALVLSLVLMMSIAESVNLRVGFKKQDAADAVCNSVHGTESDETCSSVAQEFNLSLDEFLAINPNINCDSVFVGQRLCVDGSA, encoded by the exons atGGCTCATCAGACTAACAACGCATTCTTCTTCAAATTGGCTCTTGTGCTTAGTCTAGTTCTTATGATGTCTATAGCTGAGAGTGTTAATCTTCGCG TTGGATTTAAAAAGCAAGACGCAGCTGATGCAGTTTGCAACTCAGTGCATGGAACTGAGAGTGACGAGACATGTTCAAGCGTGGCTCAAGAATTCAATCTCTCTTTGGATGAATTTCTCGCAATTAATCCCAATATTAACTGCGACTCAGTCTTTGTGGGTCAAAGGCTCTGCGTCGATGGCTCTGCTTAA
- the LOC131009280 gene encoding protein THYLAKOID FORMATION1, chloroplastic-like isoform X1, whose protein sequence is MAAVASVSFASIAQSAHRKFSLPPSHGCLVSNFTALKLRSPRGSCNFRSRSVRTAVAVNCASAAAGTRHSHSLGFSDPPTVAETKLNFLKAYKRPIPSIYNTVLQELIVQQHLTRYKKSYQYDPVFALGFVTVYDQLMEGYPSDEDREAIFKAYVEALNEDPVQYRADAQKVEEWARSQSATTLVDFASREGEVENVLKDISERAGSKGNFSYSRFFAVGLFRLLELSNATEPTILDKLCAALNIDKKSVDRDLDVYRNLLSKLVQAKELLREYVDREKKKIEERAATQKANEAVKKLVGGVPI, encoded by the exons ATGGCGGCCGTGGCGTCGGTGTCGTTTGCTTCAATAGCTCAGTCAGCCCACCGCAAGTTCTCGCTTCCACCTTCTCACGGATGTCTGGTGTCGAATTTCACCGCGCTCAAGCTCCGCTCGCCCCGTGGTTCCTGCAACTTCCGGAGCCGGAGCGTGCGCACCGCCGTGGCGGTTAACTGCGCGTCCGCCGCCGCAGGCACGCGCCATTCTCACTCTCTAGGGTTTTCCG ACCCTCCTACAGTCGCTGAGACAAAGTTGAATTTCTTGAAGGCATATAAGAGACCAATTCCGAGTATATATAATACAGTATTACAAGAGCTGATTGTACAGCAGCACTTGACGAGGTACAAGAAGTCATACCAGTATGATCCGGTGTTTGCCCTTGGTTTCGTTACCGTGTATGATCAACTCATGGAGGGATACCCGAGTGATGAAGATAGAGAGGCCATTTTCAAAGCTTATGTTGAGGCTCTAAATGaggatcctgttcaatacag GGCTGATGCCCAGAAGGTAGAAGAATGGGCCCGTTCTCAATCTGCCACCACTTTAGTTGATTTTGCATCTCGAGAAGGAGAAGTTGAGAACGTCTTAAAGGACATCTCAGAAAGAGCAGGGAGCAAGGGAAATTTCAGCTACAGTCGGTTCTTTGCTGTCGGTCTCTTCCGCCTGCTTGAGTTATCAAATGCAACTGAGCCAACAATCTTAGACAAG CTTTGCGCTGCTCTAAATATAGACAAGAAAAGTGTTGATCGCGACCTTGATGTCTACCGCAATCTGCTTTCTAAGCTGGTTCAAGCCAAAGAGTTGTTGAGGGAATACGTCGACAG agagaagaagaaaatagaAGAAAGGGCAGCAACTCAAAAGGCGAACGAGGCTGTCAAAAAACTGGTTGGAGGAGTACCAATCTGA
- the LOC131009331 gene encoding lysM domain-containing protein ARB_03442-like isoform X1: MAHQTNNAFFFKLALVLSLVLMMSIAESVNLRAVGFKKQDAADAVCNSVHGTESDETCSSVAQEFNLSLDEFLAINPNINCDSVFVGQRLCVDGSA, from the exons atGGCTCATCAGACTAACAACGCATTCTTCTTCAAATTGGCTCTTGTGCTTAGTCTAGTTCTTATGATGTCTATAGCTGAGAGTGTTAATCTTCGCG cagTTGGATTTAAAAAGCAAGACGCAGCTGATGCAGTTTGCAACTCAGTGCATGGAACTGAGAGTGACGAGACATGTTCAAGCGTGGCTCAAGAATTCAATCTCTCTTTGGATGAATTTCTCGCAATTAATCCCAATATTAACTGCGACTCAGTCTTTGTGGGTCAAAGGCTCTGCGTCGATGGCTCTGCTTAA
- the LOC131009280 gene encoding protein THYLAKOID FORMATION1, chloroplastic-like isoform X2: MAAVASVSFASIAQSAHRKFSLPPSHGCLVSNFTALKLRSPRGSCNFRSRSVRTAVAVNCASAAADPPTVAETKLNFLKAYKRPIPSIYNTVLQELIVQQHLTRYKKSYQYDPVFALGFVTVYDQLMEGYPSDEDREAIFKAYVEALNEDPVQYRADAQKVEEWARSQSATTLVDFASREGEVENVLKDISERAGSKGNFSYSRFFAVGLFRLLELSNATEPTILDKLCAALNIDKKSVDRDLDVYRNLLSKLVQAKELLREYVDREKKKIEERAATQKANEAVKKLVGGVPI; encoded by the exons ATGGCGGCCGTGGCGTCGGTGTCGTTTGCTTCAATAGCTCAGTCAGCCCACCGCAAGTTCTCGCTTCCACCTTCTCACGGATGTCTGGTGTCGAATTTCACCGCGCTCAAGCTCCGCTCGCCCCGTGGTTCCTGCAACTTCCGGAGCCGGAGCGTGCGCACCGCCGTGGCGGTTAACTGCGCGTCCGCCGCCGCAG ACCCTCCTACAGTCGCTGAGACAAAGTTGAATTTCTTGAAGGCATATAAGAGACCAATTCCGAGTATATATAATACAGTATTACAAGAGCTGATTGTACAGCAGCACTTGACGAGGTACAAGAAGTCATACCAGTATGATCCGGTGTTTGCCCTTGGTTTCGTTACCGTGTATGATCAACTCATGGAGGGATACCCGAGTGATGAAGATAGAGAGGCCATTTTCAAAGCTTATGTTGAGGCTCTAAATGaggatcctgttcaatacag GGCTGATGCCCAGAAGGTAGAAGAATGGGCCCGTTCTCAATCTGCCACCACTTTAGTTGATTTTGCATCTCGAGAAGGAGAAGTTGAGAACGTCTTAAAGGACATCTCAGAAAGAGCAGGGAGCAAGGGAAATTTCAGCTACAGTCGGTTCTTTGCTGTCGGTCTCTTCCGCCTGCTTGAGTTATCAAATGCAACTGAGCCAACAATCTTAGACAAG CTTTGCGCTGCTCTAAATATAGACAAGAAAAGTGTTGATCGCGACCTTGATGTCTACCGCAATCTGCTTTCTAAGCTGGTTCAAGCCAAAGAGTTGTTGAGGGAATACGTCGACAG agagaagaagaaaatagaAGAAAGGGCAGCAACTCAAAAGGCGAACGAGGCTGTCAAAAAACTGGTTGGAGGAGTACCAATCTGA
- the LOC131009221 gene encoding diacylglycerol kinase 5-like: protein MASEHLDKDEFIKKFHIPSSLLEQGTEVQCLDSKPEHPVLVFINSKSGGQLGGELLVTYRSILNKEQVIDLGEETPDSVLRKVYINLERLKNHGDENASEFEKNLKIIVAGGDGTAGWLLGVVSDLKLSQPPPIATMPLGTGNNLPFAFGWGKRNPGTDRSSVLSFMDQVRKAKEMKIDSWHILMRMKAKQACDPVAPLELPHSLHAFHRVSPTDDLNVEGCDTYRGGFWNYFSMGMDAQVSYAFHTERKLNPEKFKNQLVNQSTYAKLGCSQGWFLPSHFNHAASIAQLSKVKIKKKHTDDWQDLEIPNSVRSIVCLNLPSFSGGLNPWGTPSSHKRRDRDLTPPYVDDGLLEIVGFRNAWHGLVLLAPNGHGTRLAQAQRIRFEFHKGSAKETYMRVDGEPWKQPLPENDETVVIEISHLGQVKMLATHDCRAMSALDPSTPVALDVDEKDSDEEVEEEWRKFGAADTFRIPEGVDLSHLS, encoded by the exons ATGGCGAGTGAGCATCTTGATAAAGATGAATTCATCAAGAAGTTTCATATCCCGAGCTCTCTACTTGAGCAAGGCACGGAGGTGCAATGCCTAGATTCTAAGCCTGAGCACCCTGTTCTCGTGTTTATCAACTCGAAAAGTGGTGGTCAGCTTGGAGGAGAGCTTCTTGTCACGTATAGGTCTATACTAAACAAAGAACAG GTTATTGATTTAGGAGAAGAAACTCCTGATAGTGTGCTTCGCAAGGTTTATATCAATCTGGAAAGGCTGAAGAATCATGGCGATGAAAATGCTTCCGAGTTTGAGAAGAATTTGAAGATAATT GTAGCTGGTGGAGATGGTACAGCCGGATGGCTTCTTGGGGTGGTTTCTGATCTCAAATTATCTCAGCCGCCACCAATCGCTACTATGCCTTTGGGAACAGGAAACAATCTGCCATTTGCATTTGGCTGG GGCAAGAGAAATCCTGGAACTGATCGTAGCTCCGTGCTGTCATTCATGGATCAAGTACGGAAAGCAAAAGAAATGAAGATAGACAG TTGGCACATTCTTATGCGAATGAAAGCAAAACAAGCTTGTGATCCGGTTGCTCCTCTGGAGTTGCCACACTCGTTGCATGCATTTCATCGGGTTTCTCCAACAGATGATCTCAATGTG GAAGGTTGTGATACATATCGTGGAGGATTCTGGAACTATTTTAGCATGG GTATGGATGCTCAGGTTTCTTATGCATTCCACACCGAGCGCAAGCTGAATCCAGAAAAATTCAAAAACCAGCTTGTTAATCaa AGTACATATGCGAAGCTTGGATGCTCGCAAGGATGGTTTTTGCCTTCTCACTTCAACCATGCTGCAAG CATTGCTCAACTTTCTAAGGTTAAGATCAAGAAAAAGCATACTGATGATTGGCAAGACCTCGAAATTCCCAACAG TGTCAGATCAATTGTATGCCTTAATTTGCCCAGCTTTTCTGGAGGACTAAATCCTTGGGGAACTCCGAGTAGTCATAAACGTCGTGAT AGAGACTTAACCCCGCCTTACGTAGATGATGGCCTCCTTGAGATTGTTGGTTTCAGAAACGCTTGGCACGGGCTTGTTTTGCTCGCTCCAAATGGGCATGGGACGCGTCTTGCGCAG GCACAACGCATCAGATTCGAGTTTCACAAAGGCTCCGCGAAAGAGACGTACATGAGAGTCGATGGGGAACCGTGGAAGCAACCTCTCCCAGAGAACGATGAGACCGTTGTGATAGAAATCTCTCATCTTGGCCAAGTGAAGATGCTTGCTACCCATGATTGTAGAGCCATGAGTGCTCTCGACCCCTCGACTCCGGTTGCTCTCGACGTCGATGAAAAGGATAGTGATGAGGAGGTTGAAGAAGAATGGAGGAAGTTTGGTGCAGCAGACACTTTCAGAATTCCAGAAGGGGTTGATTTATCCCACCTCAGTTGA
- the LOC131009332 gene encoding uncharacterized protein LOC131009332 has protein sequence MSYINRVWMAASVAVVNGHSDQGQKLKSGLTSLNHGKKRFFSAGRDAADLRPFTGALNTDMDGLVAAGGGGDERRGQADDSLRQVMYLNCWGQS, from the coding sequence ATGAGTTACATCAACAGAGTGTGGATGGCCGCCAGCGTCGCCGTCGTCAACGGCCACTCCGACCAAGGGCAGAAGCTGAAATCCGGCCTCACCTCCCTCAACCACGGCAAGAAGCGCTTCTTCTCCGCCGGCCGCGACGCCGCCGATCTCCGCCCCTTCACCGGCGCGCTCAACACCGATATGGATGGGTTAGTTGccgccggaggcggcggcgacgagAGGAGGGGGCAGGCCGACGATTCCCTGCGGCAAGTTATGTACCTGAACTGCTGGGGCCAGAGCTGA